The proteins below are encoded in one region of Triticum aestivum cultivar Chinese Spring chromosome 1B, IWGSC CS RefSeq v2.1, whole genome shotgun sequence:
- the LOC123084708 gene encoding protein PHLOEM PROTEIN 2-LIKE A1-like has translation MGTALSRLFPCCFSLPATPAVTTTERSTSTTSDKTQPERPTKRHWVDEKGNSCFMLLPRGLSIAWAENPSYWAWLPPPPGEGSAGDAAGEEVAELKNVWSLEVHGKLELSQLTPGATYEVALEVMLKQGCAGWQVPVDLQLELPGARAQERKESLEKKARGQWLPLKVGDVEVEKGQQGGELVVSMSQDGGHWKSGLVVRGIRIAPKN, from the exons ATGGGTACGGCACTGTCGCGACTATTCCCGTGCTGTTTCAGCTTGCCGGCGACACCGGCTGTTACTACCACCGAGCGCAGCACCTCTACTACTTCGGACAAGACGCAACCCGAACGACCCACCAAG AGGCACTGGGTGGATGAGAAGGGCAACAGCTGCTTCATGCTGCTCCCTCGAGGTCTGTCCATCGCCTGGGCGGAGAACCCCAGTTACTGGGCCTGGCTGCCCCCGCCCCCGGGAGAAGGAAG CGCCGGCGATGCTGCCGGAGAGGAGGTGGCGGAGCTGAAGAACGTGTGGTCGCTGGAGGTCCACGGGAAGCTGGAGCTGTCGCAGCTCACACCGGGGGCCACTTACGAGGTTGCCCTCGAGGTGATGCTCAAGCAGGGGTGCGCTGGGTGGCAGGTGCCCGTGGACCTCCAGCTCGAGCTCCCCGGCGCAAGGGCGCAGGAGCGCAAAGAGAGcctggagaagaaggccaggggCCAGTGGCTGCCGCTCAAGGTAGGGGATGTTGAGGTGGAGAAGGGGCAGCAGGGTGGGGAGCTTGTGGTCTCCATGTCTCAGGACGGTGGGCACTGGAAGAGTGGGCTCGTCGTCAGGGGCATCAGGATCGCCCCCAAAAATTGA